Genomic segment of Steroidobacter denitrificans:
CCGAGGTTCGTGCGCTTTCGTTGAAGGAATACGCTGCCGTTCAAGAGTTCCCCTCGGACTGGGAATTCTGTGGCACGACGCAGCAACAATACGCACAAGTCGGCAATGCGGTTCCGGTGAGGCTCGGAGAAGTGACGGGGCAGGTAGTGGCGGAACAGATGGACCGCCTCGCCGCGTCGGGCTGGCAGCCGGCGGCGGAACCTCCAGAGCATTATCGCATCGTATACGTCCAGTCGCACGTCAGGACGCGCCAGTGGTTCAAGAGGGGAGAAACCTTCGTCTGGTCAGATGGGGAAGAGAACTCGCGCGCGACCTACGACGCGCCTCAGACACTTCGCCGCGTAAGCGCCATTTAGGAGGACACCAATGGCTTCGAAACCGCGGGCGAACCCCTTTTTCCATGCCCTCAAATCTCGGCGTCACGTCTTCAGTCCCGAAGAAATCGTTGCACTATTCAACCAAGTGGATGAAGCCCGCGTCGACACGCTGGCCGCCGCGCTGACAGGGTACATCAGCACCAATCTCCCGATCGCCTTCGAGCGCAGAAATGGCCTCGCCGACTATAGGACGAATCCTTATGTTCTGATGACATCTGCCAGCGTGATGAACCTTGCTGACCCGGCTCGCTTCGGCGATTTCCTGTTCAACAGCAAGCTCTATATGGCGCTGGAGACTTCCTTCGGAAAACAGATCGAAGCGGCTTTCGTCAGTCAATATCCGATCGCCGCAACTCATCGTTGGACGGATGCCCCGGAAAAATTGGCCGAATTCGCGAAACTCACCGGACTGGACCGCCAAGCTCGCGCGCAGCAGCGTCTAAGCTCAGTATGGCGGGAGATCGATCGTTCCTGTGTAGTCGGAAACCGACGCTTTCTGACATCGATCAAGAGCGGCCCGAACACCATCAACGACACGCAGGTAGCGGGGATGACCCATGCCATCCTAACCAACTACAAGGCTTGGATGGACGACACCCGCAGCACCTACCCCAATGTCAGCGAACTCGACATCGTGCTGGGACTGACTTACGGCACGGATCGGACGACGAACAACAAAGAGAACCAGATTCTGGTAAAGCTCCTTGAGCAAGGTTTCGAGGAAGAGGACGCGGTCAACAAGCCCGGAATCCTGATCGATCAGAGCACCAGATCGGTACGGGTGTACCGCTGCATCGGTCGCGAGTTCTGGGCGTTTGTCGGCCAACCTGACGCTCCGGAGACAACGCAGTTTGTATTCCTTGAGATTTTGCTGGCGTTGGCGAAAGCTCTCGGCAGTGGCATCGCGGCCGCAGACATCGAGACGCGCATCAACACCAAGCTGCAGCACCTTGCCGTTGCGCTTGCGAAGCTACAGTTTCCGAGAAACAGTCTTCCGGAATGGGTGCGGGACGACTTCAGCGACGATCAGCTTTTCTGGTTCGCTACTGCGATGACCGCATTCTATGACGAAGGAATCTAACCTGAATCCTTGTGGTCGATACCCACGATGGACCGAGGACGTGGCCTTACGCTCCTCCAGGTGAGACATTGCGTGAAACCTGAAAACTGGCGTCTGAACGCACCGCCGGTCAGATGCTCCTGCGGCCCTTAGGACCGTCGGAAGACGCGGTTTCGGTTCCGGCAAGCATCCGGTGTCTCAAAGTGATTGACACGTTCCGCACCGGCATGTGCGCCGCTACAGGCTGCGCAACGGTGCCGCCAGTACCTAAGGCGGCAGTGTGGTGATCGTCGCCCCTGTCGCCCGCTACGTTCGCGCTGCCGGACAAACGACAGTGGGTGTCGTTGTCACACGTTGAAGGCAGCGTCAGGCAGGTAGGAGCTGCCTCGTCCCGCTGCCGCGGAGGTTGGATCTACGAGGGACTCGCCGCTATGCCACGGCTCCCGTTGGGCTAGAGCAAATCGTAACGGCAGTATCTTCTCCGGTTAACCTCGGTCCAATATCTTCCTGAGAAGGTCTGGCGCGCTGGCCCCCAGCGCGTCCGCATATTCGCAAAACTCCAGAACATTTAGCTGGCGCTCGCCGGATTCGATCTTTCCGACGAACGAATGGGCACGCCGCAGGACCGCCGCTAACTCCCTCTGTGTCATCCCAGCATCGTGACGAGCAGCCGCCAGGGCGGTTATCAGTGCCCGGTGCCGGGCCGTCCTTAGCTGCTTGGTCATCCAATCCCGTCCCCAATTCAGGAGCGGGTCACATTACTGACCATTATCTATGCTCCCATTTAGGGGGCGGGTTACTATTGGACGGCTCGTCGGGAGCGCAACAAGAGATTGCGGATATGAGAGCTATTGTATTGGCTGGGCTTGTAATGGTCGGAACCGGCCAGGCTCAACAAACCTCATCGGACACGATATTTGGACTGGAATTAAACGCGCCGATCACCCTGTCCGAATGCGAAAAAACGAAGATACTCGGAGACTACGTCTACAGGTCCATTGTTCATGATGGGATGTGCTACGAGCGCTCTTACAAGTTCAAAAAGACAAAACGCATGTACCGTGAGGGGCCTCTCGTTGACGAGCAGATAGTGGTGAAGTTCGCACACAAGAACAGACCGCCAATCGGCAACGGTTATTCATTCACGGCAATATTGAAGGGCGGAAATCTGATTTCGGTTTTCACCCGAACAGACGGCATTGGTTCCCAAACTCAAGATCTTGCTCTGTTAGATCAAAAATTCGGGACACCGACCCGGCTGGAACGACTGTCCCTACAGAATGGGGCGGGCGCGAAATTTGAGGGCCTGATAGCAGAGTGGGAGTTGCCTTCCGGGACTTACGTTAGGCTGGCAAGTCCGGACCTAACGTTGGCAAGCCGCCCGAATGTTGGCTCTCTTTCCGTCATGACCGCAGACGCTCGGGCGGAACAGATAGGGAAAGAGAAGGCGGCCGATGCCGAACGGACAAAGCTATAACCCCACCCCAAAAACGACACCGGTGCGGCAGCTAGCCCTCCACCCGTGGTGGTCGCCGGCTTTCCAGCATCAGTGCACAGCCGCGAAAGGAGGCGTCCTAATGCCGCGTAGCAAGATGTCGGCTTGCTTGCGACCAAACGAGGCACGCAGACTGTCGCGGCTATTCTGCAGGTCTTCCGAAGGCGATATCAGCCCAACAGGGAACGGCACAGTGTCATTATGCACCAGACGCCAGACCATTTCGGGCAACTGCTCATGCGCACCAATCCAGCGATAGACCAACTCCACTGCGGCCATCGCTCGCTCTTCTAAGGTGTAGTAACGTGCGTTCTTCGCAGACGCTATGCCTTCCAGCACGGGCTCGCAGTAGCTCATCAGATGGTGGTGGCGGGTAACAATTTCGATAGCGTTCATGGGGTGTCCGGGGTGAGGGCGGAGGTGTCGGCGGGTAAGGAAGCATTCACAAAATCGCTGCGGGCAAAACGATTCAGCGCCTCGACAATTTCAGCTGCGTTATCGCTGGTTCTGTCTAGCAGGGCAATCTCGGCAGACTGCCGCAGCATGTGCGTGATGGCCTTGCCTTCGTCTATGTTCAGTTCGCCGTTTGCTATCGCTATCCATACCTGATCCAGTTGCTTGGACAGGGGTAGCGAGCGATCTAGGTCGAATACAACGGGAGCGGCGATCGGCCGCAGTGTCGGTACGGCACGGTTCAGAACAAGGGCTGCGGCTTGCACGTCCCCCTCAATGGCAAGCTCAATTATCTTGGCTTGCACGGCGGGTGCGGCTTCGGTCAAGGCGCGCTGTAGAGCAGTGCGCCGATCTGGAATGCCTCTTGGTCTACCCGCAGGATTGCCTGACTGACCTTTGACGAATGGCATGGCTGTTGCTCTTAGCAGTAGGAGATCAATGCTGCCATTTACACAAATCGTTTTGCGTCATAGCAAGGACCACAATGCATTGCGATCACCCCGTCTCCGGCACAGCTTCACTGGACGCGGTATCCGTCCACTGACGCCGGCCTCCGTGTAGTGGTGCGGCTCCGCCGAGCACTGCTGCCGTCGCCGAAGTCTGACTGTCAGGCTGCGGGATGTCGGGCGTCGGTACCCAGCTTCCTGTGTTCCCGTGGAGCAGCCAGACCGTACCATCGTTGCAGACGGCAGCGACCATGTCAGGGTCACCAATGTGGCTGGCCAAGGCACAAGAAATTTGGACAATCTTCCGATTCATAATTTGGGTTCCTTATGGGCGTTTTGCCCGTGTTGACGCAGACTCCAGACCCACTCGACCTGCGTCGGTGTCGAGCGAATAAAAACAATCGTTTCCTTTCCTAGGTATCCGGCGTGCGTGTTCGTGCCGCCTCGTGATGAGCCGTTTGCCCTGATTGCCCTTGCGTCCCCATGGGCCATATCCCTATAGCTGCGCTTTCCTATTGTCGTCTGGCCCAAACCAAACATGGGGAAACAAGGGCTAAGAGGGGCAACGGCAGTTTCACTTGGAACAGCCTGCGGTAGGTGAGACAAGGATAAACAGTTCGACATTTACGATGGCCTGTTCAGTTCGGCGATCAGTTGTTCGTCACTGGCATTCCGCCACACCTGTGCATCGCGTAGGCACCAGACCGTTCGGTATTTCTTTTCGGCTGGGTAGTAGAGCTTCATCTTCGCGCGCACGATGCCGCTCTTTCGTGCGATCTTCTCGAGGGACTTGAAGTGTCTCCCGGTCACGCTCGCCGCCACTGGCGTCTCGTAGTCGGGTAGCGTCCCAAAGACGTAGTGATACAGGTGGTCCGTAATAATGATCGGGTGCGGGTGGATACCCTTCAATTCCTGTGCCCGCTGCTCCTCCGGCGACGTGCTGGCCTCGATCACGGTCTGCTTGGCGTCATTCATAACGGAGCGCCTACCGTGGTTGAACTTGGAGAGGTCGCGCCGCAGAAGGTATTCGCGTACCGAGGAAATGAACTGGTCGCGCTCCTCGTACTTCCAGTCAATTAGCCGGTAGATGCCGGTGTAGTAGTCATCCGGCTTAGGCACGGATGGGTTTTTGATCGTGTTGATGCGCCGGTCGGCGGTCTGCAATGGCAGCGCCGTTTCGTAGTTGCTGAACATGAGAAATCGGCAGCAATTGCGCTCGGTTCTTTCGGCCTGGCATTTCGGATTCAGGGCGCGCACGCTCTCCGTCAGCAGTCGCTTCAAGTCCTCGCTGTGCTGCCAGCGTTCGCCCGCAGCGCCGCCCTCGTTTATCTCGTCCGTCACCGCAAGTAGCTTCCGCGACAGCCTTCCGTTGAAGCCTCGGCGGAGGGAGGCGGCAAGGTCGAAGCTCAACGCTACATAGCCTTTCAGCACCATGCCGAGCACGTCTGCCAGCCAATTGCGACCGATGCCTTGCGAGGACGTTACAAAGAGCCAGTGGTGATGAGGCAGTTCGCCGGGCCGCTGGATCATGTGTGCTAGCCAGTCGAGGAACCATTCGTACATATCCGCGTCCGGCATATTGTTCTCCACTGGGATCAAATAGCGGACGTGATCGAGAAAGGGCTTAACTCGCTGTTGCCAGTCGGCGGGCGGATCGTTGTGAATCGGTTTCCATAGGTTCAGGCAGTAGTGGCCTTCGTCGTTGCGCGCTCTCCAATCGTCTGTGCTCGGATCGAACGTGATGCCGTAGAGGTTCTTGCGGTCTGCGCACTTCATCCATGCGCTGAAGATGGGAACCTCCTTCTCCTTTCCCTTCGCGTCTGTAACCGTATAGGTGTTGTGGGCCAGCAGCGCCGCCATTACGTTCGATGGCACGCAGATGGTGGGCATGTCCAAGAACGCTACATAGGTCTTGTCCATGCTGATTGCTACTAGCGAATTGAGCATGGTTTGCAAATCCATTTCGGGCGCTTCAATATTACTGTCCTCAATGGGTTCGCCTTCCCGAAGGAATGTGAACTGGACTTCCTTCTTGTAGGCTTCGCGAGCGCGCACCTTGTCGATGGTCAGGTTCAGGTAGCGGTCGTCTTTGGTCGCCTTCGCGCGCTGGCCGAGCGCGGATTGACGGAACAGCCGCCGTACCTGTCCATTGTTCTTGGTCCAGAAGCAGAGGATCGCAACGAGCGCGAAATCGGCTTCGCTTTGGGAGCCGTAGAGGAGGGTGCCGCCGGGGGTGAGGTCCGAGTATGCTCCATTCCAAAGCGCATTGAATTTTTCGGCATTGGCTGCGGTGCGAGCTTTAATCAATATCTCGGTGTCGCCCTCCTTCTCCGGCTCATCCTGTAACGGCGCGAGCGGAGCCGTGTGCCTATTACCGAGACGTTCAACAACGAGATTCAGCCATTCCTGGTGTTGCTGGATCGGATAGTCGAGGATGACGTCGCCGGTACAGATCATGAATCGTTCCTGCGAATACACCTCTACGAAATGCTTGCTGTCCTTGATGCCCTTTCCGACCTTGCCCAGGACCCAAACATGCAGACCCTTTCCGCTGCGGCTCTTCTCGGTGTAGGTTCCAAGGTTCTGGACGAGGGACCAGAAGCCTTCCATGTGATGCTGCTGCGTCCATTTGTCTTGCGGAATGGGCTTTCCTTCCTTGTCGCGCGAATCGGCATCCTTCACATCGAAATCAATGCAGGTGAACGGGTCATCTTTATGCAGGACGTATCCGATTCCGTATCCGAAGTGAGTCGCCCACTGGCAGGCAGAGTCGAACGACATCCATGTGAGTGGGTTGGTGCTGCTCGCGTCGTACAGCATGCCAGCGGCATTTACAGCGAGCGGGCGCTTGTCGAGGCCGGCTAGTACCCATTGGGCACGCTCGCGCAGTGGGGTAGGTATGCGCGCCCAGAGTGCGCCGTGTGCGGCATTCGCAGGGCTCGTTTGCGATTCTTGGCCTTCGTTGGGTACAGTACCCATGCTTGTATTGGACATTTTTATCTCCGTTTGCGAAACGCCCGGCTCTAACCGGGCGTTTTCGTGAATGAAACCAGACTCATCACTGACTCGCAGCCGACCGGCGCACTAGTGCCGGAACAAAAACATCGGCTTACGGTTAAAGGCGCACGGAGCGTGCGTCCGTTGCGTGCGAATCAGCGGGAGGAGGAGGCGAGGGCGGGGTGGTGGTGATGAACGACTTGGGATCGTTCATCCACTCGCGTACCTGTGGCACGAAGAACATGATGCGGGTGCTACCGGCGCGCCTGTGAATGGGCGGGAGGTTTCCGCCAGTATCCCGAAGGTTGTAAACCGTCTGAGGCTTCATTCGCTGCATGGCGGCGAATTGCTTCA
This window contains:
- a CDS encoding PmeII family type II restriction endonuclease, with the translated sequence MASKPRANPFFHALKSRRHVFSPEEIVALFNQVDEARVDTLAAALTGYISTNLPIAFERRNGLADYRTNPYVLMTSASVMNLADPARFGDFLFNSKLYMALETSFGKQIEAAFVSQYPIAATHRWTDAPEKLAEFAKLTGLDRQARAQQRLSSVWREIDRSCVVGNRRFLTSIKSGPNTINDTQVAGMTHAILTNYKAWMDDTRSTYPNVSELDIVLGLTYGTDRTTNNKENQILVKLLEQGFEEEDAVNKPGILIDQSTRSVRVYRCIGREFWAFVGQPDAPETTQFVFLEILLALAKALGSGIAAADIETRINTKLQHLAVALAKLQFPRNSLPEWVRDDFSDDQLFWFATAMTAFYDEGI
- a CDS encoding helix-turn-helix domain-containing protein, coding for MTKQLRTARHRALITALAAARHDAGMTQRELAAVLRRAHSFVGKIESGERQLNVLEFCEYADALGASAPDLLRKILDRG
- a CDS encoding DUF5681 domain-containing protein codes for the protein MPFVKGQSGNPAGRPRGIPDRRTALQRALTEAAPAVQAKIIELAIEGDVQAAALVLNRAVPTLRPIAAPVVFDLDRSLPLSKQLDQVWIAIANGELNIDEGKAITHMLRQSAEIALLDRTSDNAAEIVEALNRFARSDFVNASLPADTSALTPDTP
- a CDS encoding phage NrS-1 polymerase family protein, translating into MSNTSMGTVPNEGQESQTSPANAAHGALWARIPTPLRERAQWVLAGLDKRPLAVNAAGMLYDASSTNPLTWMSFDSACQWATHFGYGIGYVLHKDDPFTCIDFDVKDADSRDKEGKPIPQDKWTQQHHMEGFWSLVQNLGTYTEKSRSGKGLHVWVLGKVGKGIKDSKHFVEVYSQERFMICTGDVILDYPIQQHQEWLNLVVERLGNRHTAPLAPLQDEPEKEGDTEILIKARTAANAEKFNALWNGAYSDLTPGGTLLYGSQSEADFALVAILCFWTKNNGQVRRLFRQSALGQRAKATKDDRYLNLTIDKVRAREAYKKEVQFTFLREGEPIEDSNIEAPEMDLQTMLNSLVAISMDKTYVAFLDMPTICVPSNVMAALLAHNTYTVTDAKGKEKEVPIFSAWMKCADRKNLYGITFDPSTDDWRARNDEGHYCLNLWKPIHNDPPADWQQRVKPFLDHVRYLIPVENNMPDADMYEWFLDWLAHMIQRPGELPHHHWLFVTSSQGIGRNWLADVLGMVLKGYVALSFDLAASLRRGFNGRLSRKLLAVTDEINEGGAAGERWQHSEDLKRLLTESVRALNPKCQAERTERNCCRFLMFSNYETALPLQTADRRINTIKNPSVPKPDDYYTGIYRLIDWKYEERDQFISSVREYLLRRDLSKFNHGRRSVMNDAKQTVIEASTSPEEQRAQELKGIHPHPIIITDHLYHYVFGTLPDYETPVAASVTGRHFKSLEKIARKSGIVRAKMKLYYPAEKKYRTVWCLRDAQVWRNASDEQLIAELNRPS